TGGTTTTTCATGCCAACGGCCGGTATTATCTGTTGGACTGGAAGTCAAACCATCTGGGAGCCGCCATCAGGCATTATGGACCCGCGGCGCTCGAAAGCGAGATGCAGCGTTCGCTATATGTTCTGCAGTACCACATCTACACCCTGGCCCTGCATCTCTACCTGAAGGCCCGCCTTCCCGGCTATCGGTACGACCGTGATTTCGGCGGTGTCTTCTATCTGTTCATCCGGGGGATCGAACCGACTGCAGGGAATGACTGCGGGGTGTTTTTCGATCGTCCGGAAAAGAGGCTGATCGAGGCACTGGAAAAGGTGCTGCTTCCGGAATAAAATCGTGCTCCACGTTTTTTGGAACGTATCCCGTATGTACAACGACCCTGCACTTGCAAAATCAGAACTTTTCACCAATATAGACACCCGGTTCGCCGGTTTCATGGCCGCTGTGTCCCGCGAAAAGGATGCGGCCGTTCCCCTGGCGGCGGCCCTTGTCAGCCGCAGCCTCCGCAACGGGCACGTCTGCCTCGATTTGGAGGCCTATGCCGAAACGACTCTGAAAGCCGAATCCGTGGACATAGGCGTCATCCGGTGCCCCCCCCTGCAACAATGGCGCAGGCTCCTTTTAAAAAGCGGCCTTACCGGAAGGAGCGGTGAGTACAAACCGCTGGTCCTCGACGATAACAACCGGTTATACTTTCACCGATACTGGGAATACGAACAGCAACTGGCCGACTTCATTCTCGAGCGCGCCTCGCGCACCTTATCCTCCCCCGCCATCGGCGGACAGCCGGCAGAGGCGGTCGGGACCAGCCTGCAACGTCTTTTCCCCGAAAATGACGCCGGGGAAACGAACTGGCAGAAGGTGGCCGCCGCTGTTTCCATGCTGAAACAGCTGTGTGTCATTTCGGGCGGCCCGGGAACCGGAAAAACCCATGCGGTGGCCAGAATTCTGGCATTTCTGCTGGAACAGTACAGGAACGCCGGCAGGGAACTGACCATCCGGATCACCGCACCCACCGGGAAAGCCGCGTCGCGCCTGAGTGCCTCTATCGCGAGCGCCAAACGGGCCATTGCCTGCGAGGCTTCCATCAAGGCCGCCATTCCGGATAACGGCATGACCATCCACCGGCTGCTACAGGCATCTGGGAATGCCGGCCGCTTTCACTACCATGCGGGAAACAGGCTGGCGGCGGATGTGGTGGTCGTGGACGAAGCTTCCATGGTGGATTTGCCCCTGATGACCAAACTGGTCCGATCGCTGCCGGATGACAGCCGGCTTCTGCTTCTCGGTGACCGGGACCAGCTGGCTTCGGTGGAAGCCGGCGCGGTCATGGGGGACATCTGCGGGGAAAGCCGTTCCAATGGTTTTTCGGTCGAGTTCCGCGAACGGGTCAAAACCATCGCCGGTATGGATTTGCCGGCCGATGGTCCCCTGCCGCCGCCCGGACTTCAGGACTGCAGGATCCATTTTTCGAAAAACTACCGCTTCGATGAAAAAAGCGGTATACCAAGGCTGAGTCACGCGGTGAACAGAGGCGATTGCGAAGAGGTCGCAAGCAGCATCGCCGAAAAAATCTATGCGGATGTGCACTGGCAGCCGCTAGACCGGAATGAAAAATGGATCCGGTATATGGAGCAGGAGGTCGTTCGGCACTACGGCCGATTGTCCGCGATGCGTCATCCCGCCGAGGCACTTGCCGGATTGGACCGGTTCAAAATTCTTTGTGCGATCAATCATGGCCGCTACGGCGTCGAGGCCGTCAACGGGCGGGCAGAGGCGGTGCTGGAACGGTTGCATCCTATTGCATACCGCCGGGGCAGGGCTTCAGCAAACTGGTATCACGGGCAGCCGGTGATGATCAGGAAAAACGATCATCGACTCGAACTGTACAACGGCGATTTAGGCATCGTCATGCAAGACCCCGCATCCAACAGCGGCCTGTCGGTGTACTTTGCCGGTGGCGAGAGCGGCATTCGGAGGTTTGCACCCCACAGAATCCCCGAACACGAGACGGCCTACGCCATGACCATTCATAAAAGCCAGGGGTCCGAGTTCGACGAGGTCCTGCTGCTCTTGCCGGAAAAGGATTCTCCGGTTTTGACCCGGGAGCTCATATACACGGGAATTACCCGGGCCAGACAAAATCTGTCGATTTTGTGCTCGCAATCTGCTATAAGCCTTGCCGTATCACGCCGCATTGAGAGGAGATCGGGGCTGGGAGATAAAATCGCAATCGGTGAAAGAGCGGTATTCTATAATGAATAAGTGATTCATCAACTGGAGAACGAACATGCGAAGAACATTAATAAAAGGCACCGGGCGCTATCTTCCCGACAGGCTGGTAACCAACGACGACCTCACGCAGTGGATGGATACGTCCGATGAATGGATCGAGCAGCGCACGGGGATTAAACAGCGGTACTGGATACCCGAGGAGGGAGGTGTCGGCGCTTCCGACCTGGGACTGGAAGCTTCCAAGATAGCCATCGAGAGAGCGGGATGGGCGCCGGAAGAGATCGACCTGATTATCTTTGCCACGTTGAGCCCGGATATTTTCTTCCCGGGTTCGGGCTGTTTGCTCCAGGCGAAACTGGGGCTTGAAACCACGCCGGCGCTGGACATCCGCCAGCAATGCACCGGTTTTCTCTACGGGCTGACCACCGCCGATGCTTACATAAGAAGCGGGTTGGCCGAAAAGATTCTTTTCGTGGGCGCAGAAGTGCACTCCACCGGACTGGACATTTCTACCGCCGGGCGTGACGTGTCGGTTATTTTCGGAGACGGTGCCGCGGCGGTGTGTTTTGAGGCCGGTGAGGGGGAAGAAAGCGTCGGCGTTTTGTCATCGGCCCTGCATGCCCAGGGGGAACTGGCGCGAAGCCTGATGGTGGAAGCGCCGGCATCGAGGGAGATGCCCAGAATAAATGAAAAGATGCTCGCCGAACGCCGACATTACCCCTCCATGGACGGTAAAACCATTTTCAAGAATGCCCTCAAAAGATTGCCGGAGGTCACCAACGAAGCGCTTGCCAAGGCCGGTCTGGCACTGGACGACATCGACCTGTTCATTCCCCATCAAGCCAACCTGCGCATCAACCAGTTTTATCAGCAGTCCATGAAAATCCCCGAAGGCAAGGTGTACAACAACATCGAAAGATACGGCAACACCACCGCTGCAACTATTCCCCTGGCATTGGATGAAGTCATTGAAAAGGGCATGATCACCTCCGGAAGCACCCTGATGTTCCTGGGACTGGGGTCCGGGGTGACCTGGGGGGCCTGCATCTATCGCTTCGCTTAGTAAAAGAGTGGGTGCCTAATTTAAAAAAATTAGACACCCATTCTTTCACGGAAAGCCGCTGCGCGGCTGATGTATGCAAACCTGTACTTTTCTATTTGATTGCCGATTATCCCCCACGAACCATCTGGTGACATAGCCCTTGACAATAAAAGTTATCTTAAAATATTCAAAGGGATATTTGGTGTTAAAGGAAAAATCTTTCAACAAGCCTGCTGTCATAGTCTTGGTGACGTCGTGATCCATTTAAACCGGGCCGGAAAAAGTATCATTCTCTTTCTGGCGCTTTTCATCTTCGGCACCTCCGGATACATGATCATTGAAGGGTGGGATGTTATCGATTCCATGTTCATGACCACCATCACCATGGCAACGGTAGGGTACAGCGAGGTGAACCCGGTCAGCCCGGAGGGCCGTATTTTCACGGTTGTGTTGATTTTATCCGGTGCCGGGTTGTTCCTGTATGTGGCCGGCAGCGCCATGCAGTTCCTCGTCGAAGGACGCTTACGGGCCGTTTTCGGGAGGCGGAAATTGGAAAAAATTATTGCAACGATCAACAATCACTACATTATTTGCGGATATGGGCGCATTGGAAAAGGGCTTTGCCACTATCTTCTCCAGAAGAACCTTGCGGTCCTGATCGTTGAGAAAGACGAAAGCAGAATTCCTGAAATGGAGGCCGACGGCGTCCCCTACATCATCGGTGAAGCCAATGAGGAGGACAACCTGGAAAAAGCTGGCATTAAACGGGCCAGGGGCCTTTTGTCCGTCCTGGGGTCCGACCCCGACAACGTATTCGTTGTGCTGATCAGCAAACAACTCAATCCCAACGTCTATGTGGTGGCCAGGGCGAATCAGGAGATGGCCAAGAAAACCCTGGAGTCGGCCGGAGCGGATAAGGTTATTTCCCCATACGATCTCGGTGCCAGACGGATGGCCCATGCCATTTTAAGACCAACGGTCATTCACTTTCTCGAACTGGCTTTTGCGGACAGGGACACGGACATCAACGTCGAGGAAATTCCGGTGGGTCCGGATTGTGAACTCCTCAATATGACCTTGCTGGACTCGCAAATCCGTCAGAAACTGGATGTGTTGATCATCGCTATCAAGAAATCCGACGGCCGCATGGAATTCAATCCGAAATCACTGAGCAGGATCGAAGCGGGCGACACCATAATCACGGTGGGACAGGCAGCCAATCTGATACAGCTGGAAAAGATGTTAACGTAAACGATGACATTATCGCTTGGCAACAAAAAGCGCATGCTGAGGCGCATAGAAACCACAACTGCAAAAAACGTCCTGCCGCGGCAGGCGTACCCTGAAGACAGGCATGAATTGTCAGGAGCATCGGCCGTCCTTTTCCTGCTGGGGGACAAGCGCGGCGGCAATGGAAAAACCCCGGAGCCGTGTTTGATCCTCAACAAGCGTTCACACAGGGTGCGGCAGCCGGGAGACCTTTGCTGTCCGGGCGGGGGGGTGATGCCGGCGCTGGATCCTCTGCTGGGAAAAGCGCTCAGCCTGCCGGGATTTCCCCTGGCAAAATGGCCGCAGTGGAAAGGCCATCTGGCAGAAAGGCCCGCCCATGCCCGTATGCTGCGGACGTTGTTCTCAACTGCCTTGCGCGAAAGTTTCGAGGAGATGCGCCTGATACCTCTTGATGTCACTTTTCTGGGGCCGCTGCCCTCCCAGGATCTGGTGCTGTTCAAGCGTACCATTTTTCCAATGATCGGCTGGGTCGGTCATCAAAAACATTTTTATCCCAATTGGGAAGTGGCGAAGGTTGTAAACATACCCATCAAAAAATTGTTGGACCCCGCCAATTACGTACGCTACCAGTATGCCTTCTCCGTGCCGGGATCCGGGCGTACCGCCTGGCAGACGTACGACGCTCCCTGCTTTTTGCACCGGCACCATCAGGAAAAGGAGGTGTTGTGGGGAGCCACCTGCCGTATTACGCTCACTTTTCTTAAAATCGTTTTCGATTTCGAGCCCCCCGCGGTCCCAACGCTCCCCGTCGAGCGGGCCCGGCTTGATGCATCGTATGCAAACGGGGCAAGGTCGTGAAATCCGCCGACCGGGGAAAACCCATCCGCAGCATCGCTCTCGTGGCCACTCCCTGGGCGCTTTTCGATCGCCCTTCCATCCAGATAGCGGCCCTTAAAGCCTATCTCGATACGCACCTCCCCGGACTCCAAACGCAGTCCTTGCACCTGTTTCTAAACGTTGCCGACCGATTGGGGTATCAACCCTACGCGGCGCTCTCCCGGCGCACCTGGCTGGCGGAAAGCGTGTATGGGGCGTTGCTGCACCCTGAGCGACTTACGAGAATCGAAAAAATGTATGTACGATACGCCTCCCGAGCGCCCGAATTAAAAAAAATGCCGTTCGATCAACTTGTGAAGCGTGTCGAGAAAATATCAGACCATATCATTGCCGCGCATGACTGGCGGTCCATGGACATGGCGGGCTTCTCCGTTTCGATGTGCCAGCTGACCGCCGCTCTTTATTTTATCCGTAAAATTAAATCGATACATCCGGCCATCAAGGTCGTGGTCGGAGGATCGACCTTTTGCGGGCCGTCCATCACAGCCTATCTGGACCACTTCCGAGACATCGATTTCATTGTGGTCGGCGAAGGGGAGAGCCCCTTGAAAAACCTGCTTGAAAACCTGAACGGCGGTGATGACCGCTCGCGCTCGGCCGCGGTACCGGGAGTCGTTTCGCGTGAAGGCAGCCGGCAAAAAGGCGGCGGTTTCGTACAGCTTGCGAATCTCGACAAACTGCCATGCCCTGATTACACCGAATATTTTCAGCAAGTTGAGCGATTCAGCCCTGAAAAGCGCTTTTTCCCGACCATACCGGTGGAGGCCTCGAGGGGGTGCTGGTGGCGGCATGCGCCGAAACACGTAAACGGAACGGAGGAATCCTCCCCTAACTTGTGGGGGTGTGCGTTCTGTAACCTGAATCTGCAGTGGGACGGCTATCGGAAAAAAGCGCCCAACCGGGTCGCCCGGGAAATCGATACCTTGACGGCCCAACATAAAACCCTCTCCGTGGTTCTTGTGGACAACGTTATTCCCTCGGGCGACATTGCCGAACCTTTCAGAAAAATTATTGAATTAAATAAAGAATTCAAACTGTTCGGAGAGATTCGTGCCGATACGCCCTTGTCTGCGTTGAAACGTATGAAGATGGCCGGCATGCATGAGGTCCAGGTGGGGATCGAGAGCCTCAGCACATCCCTTCTCAAAAAGATGAACAAGGGGACCAGCGTGATTCAAAATGTGGAAATCATGAAACACTGCGAAACGCTGGGATTGAAAAATGTCTCCAATCTGATTCTGAACTTTCCAGGCAGCGATCTCGAAGACATTGCCGAAACCTTGGCAGCACTGACGTACACGCAACCCTTTCAACCGCTCAAACCGGTTAAATTCTGGCTGGGACTGGAAAGTCCGGTGTGGCGGCTCCATCGACGCTACGGCATAAAATCGGTTGCAAACCATCCCGGGTACGGCACGCTTTTTCCGGAAGAGACCGCAAGAAGCCTTCGCTTCATCATCCAGGCCTACCGGGGAGACGTCGTGTTGCAACGCAAGCGGTGGCGCGTCGTGGAAAAAAGTATCGAGGCCTGGCAACACAACTATGCCGCACTGCATTCGCGGCCATTTAGCGGCCCCATCCTCGGATATCGCGACGGAGGCACCTTTCTGATCATCACCCAGCGCCGCCCGAACGAGGAAAGCGCCACCCACCGGTTGACAGGCTTGTCACGAAAAATATATCTGTTTTGTGACACCAACCGTGCCTTTACGCGTATACTGGCGGCATTTCCGGGTCTGGAAGCAGAAAAACTGTCTTCTTTTTTAGAAATGATGCTGGATAAGCGCCTGATGTTCAGAGAAAAGGATCGATATCTCAGTTTGGCATCCCCAATAAAAGCGTGTGCCACGCTTTTGTGAAAAGCGGCCGCATCGCTACTTTTCGGAATGGGCAAATTGATTTCATATGTGCCGGCATTATATTGAGTGGGTTTGGAGTTACATATTCCGGTATTTGTCAATCGCTGCCAATAGTGTTTATCAGCTCGGAGTTTGAGCCATTGCTCTGCCAAACGTTATGATGCGGAAACGAAACGCATATTCCCCGGTGGGACAGGACGCACATGCGGGGTTCGAGAAACTGCGGCGGGACGTCCCCAGGCTTGTGGAAACCCTTCATCTCGGGGATGAAATCGACATTCTCAACTGGTCCGGCGTGGTGGACAAGAAACTGTTGCCGCGTCTGGCCGGGGATTTTCCTCTCGTGGCGGCCATCTGCGGCGGCGGTTCTTCGGGGAAATCGACGCTTTTCAATGCGCTGATAGGGGAGCACGTGTCGCCGACAGGCGGTACGGCAGGCATCAACCGGCGGGTTCTGGCCGCCGTCAGCAAGCGCCGTTTTGGATCGGCAGGGGAGTTTCAGACCCTTTTGGAACCCTTCGGATACCGTCCGCAGCCCCTGGCGGACAAGCACGACCTCGCGTCACCCGGAGATCTGCTCTACGTGCTGAAAAACAAGGTTCCGCCCAACCTCATTTTACTGGACACCCCCGATTTCGACACGGGGTTGAAGGGCGCTTACACCAACCGTGAAATGACCCGGCAGGCCCTGGAACTTTCCGATATATTTATCTATATATTTACCAACGCCAATTACAACAATCGCGACAACACCGATTTCGTTTCCGAAATGCTCTCCGATATCGGACGACGAAAATGCTACCTCGTCTATCGGGTTTACGCAAGCTATGGGGACCAGGAGATCCTCGGGCATGCCCGGACCGTGGCCGGCAACCTTTACGGGAAATCGGCCGATGAATACGTGCTAGGTATCTACAGAGCCGACGAGGACAACCGGGTGGCGGCCGATGAAAAGTTCATGGCTCTGGGCCCGGTAGACGGAAAGACACGCGACTCGCTGACCGATGAACTCGAACGTATGGATACCGCTGCGCTGCGCTCGGAACTGGTTGCATCGGTGTACGAAGACGCTCTGACTTTTGCCCGGGACGCCACCGCGCAAGCGAGAGATTCCCGTGAAAGGTTGTGTTTCTACCGGGACGTCCTGCAGGCGGCCCAAAGCGTCAGTGTCCAGGATGCGCTTCAGCACCTCCCTCTGGAGCCTGTTTTGAAGCGTTTTACCGACATCTGGTACGCAGGCGACCCCGGATATCTCAAAGTGATGCGTAAAACCGGACGGTTTGTCGACGCACCGCTTAGAGCGGCGGTGAGTGCCGCCAAATGGATAACCGGGAAAAAACGCGCGCAAAAGAACCCCGACGCCCACCTGAATGAATTTCCCGAGCAGTTCGAAGAGGATCTTTTGGTGGCCGTCAACAACCTCAGGCGCCAGGCGGTGGGGCCGGAATTGTCCGTAGCGCTGCAGGCCAATGACCCTGCCGCACGCGCGATGGTGCGCATGGCTCGGGGCGCGGGCTCCCGCAAGGACGATCGCCCGGGTGAACGCGTGCATGCCCAGGGCGCTTCCAGGGGAAAGCTCACGTTTACGGCCAAGACGCACACAGCGATAACCCAAGCCCAGGAAAAGCTGAAAACGAAGGACTGGCAAACAACCCTGGATGCGGTCGTGGCCGACGGAGCCCGGATTGCCGACATTCCCGGTCACATCGATGGCGAACTGCGGCAATTGGCAGCCCATTTCAGGGAAACCATGGGTTTCATATCGAGGGTCAGACAGACGTTTTCGGCCTTGCTGACCGTGCTGCCGGCAACGGCCGCCATGACGTATATTCTGACGACCGGAGACCCGGTGGGAGCGGTCGGGATCAAGGTCAAGCTGGCGGGGTTGTTCGGCCTCAAGGACCTGTACGCGCTGGTAGCCATCCCGGCCACCACAGGGTTGAACAGGGCCGACAGAAAACAGCTGGAGTTCATGCTGGTACCCATCACCCGCACCTGGCTGAACGACAAGCTGGGAAGCGTTCAGTCGCTGTTCGAAAAGGAGATAACCGGAGAAATTATAGCGGCTGCCAACCAGGCCCTGGATGCATCCCGAGAGCTCATTGACAATATCGAGGACGCCATGAAACGATTGAACCGCGAACGATAGACCCATTGTCATAAGTTTGTTTCGATTGAAACTGGATATAGGGACGGCCATGCACGCCATTCAAAACGTTTTTCTGGCAACCACTCTAAACGCTGGCTTGCCGTGCGGTCGGCGAACGCGTCAGCATGCATGCGATACCTTGCCGCCGAGGGAGAACGACAGATGCACACTGCTGAAAAAATAAAGGCGCTGGGCCTCATAGAGGCGTACAAACGGGAAATCGACGATCTTTGCGCCCAGTTGACCGACCTGCCGCAATGGACGCCGGCGGCGGCTTTGAAGAGGGAGTGCCGGGAAGTGCTTCAGCGCATGGGCAGCCTGAAGGAGCGCTTCGACCGCAAACCGGTGGTCACCATTATCGGACCGGGGGGGGCCGGAAAATCGACGCTGATGAACGCCCTTGCCGGCAAAGACGACCTCTCCGCATCCGGGAATAGGCGCCCGACGACTGAAAAACCGGTCGTGCTGTGCCGGGAACAGCGGGATGCCGACGGGTTGCTCGATGCGCTCGGCGATCCTTCTGCGGGGGTGATTATCGATAGTGACAGCGCCTTTCTCGAGGATTTCATCCTGATCGACACCCCGGACACGGACAGCAACGCGCAACGCCGGCACATACCCATGGTTCGAAATGCCGTCAAGGGCTCGGATGTCCTGTTGTGCGTTTTCAATGCCGAGAACCCCAAGACCAGGGATCACGTGGATTTTTTTTCCGATTACATTCCCTATTTCGATGGCGATGCCCTGATCGGCATATTGAACAAGTGCGATAGAATCGATGCCGGCGAATTGAAAGAGGCCATCGTTCCCGGCTTTCAAAGCTATATCGCCGAAGCCTGGGACCGGCCGCTGCAGTCGCTTTTCTGCATTTCCGCCAGACGTCACCTGGCACGACCCGCCTGGGACGCAAACGCCATGCCCCGTCATGACTTTGACGAGTTCGACGCGCTTTTGCGGATGCTGGCGCAGCGTTTTCAGCATCCCGAGGCCGGGTCGGAGAACCGCGTACAAAATGCCCGGCACCTGCACGACTTCATGCTGAACGAAGTGCATGCAAGCGTTGCGGATCACCGGGGAAAGCTGCTGGAGGCGCAGGCGTCCGCCGCCGGGGCGGAACAGGCCGGACTGCAGGGTGCGCTCGCCGCCATGAGAGACGAGGGCGGCGGCCAGGGACTCGGGCTGAATGTCCTCTTGTATCAAAGGCTCGCCAACCGCTGGTTGGGGCCCGTTGGCTGGACCATCGCCGTCTGGGCGCGGCTGTTGATTTTCGGCACGGGGCTCGTGAACATGTTCAGGTTCGGCAACCCCTTGAGGCAACTTTTGGGGGTGCTTTCATCCGTACGGCATTTCAAGGATGCCCGGGTCCATGTTGAAGATGCGGAAAAAAACCGACGCGTGGGCGCGGCCATGCGTCAGTACCGTGTTGCCGTCGCCAAACAATGGCCGGAAATTGCGGAAAAACTGATTAAGGGGGGCTTTCACCCGACCGTCAGACATCTCGAACGAACCATGCCCGCAGGCAGTGAACTGGATGACGCCCTTAACGACATGTGGCAGGGCGCCCTGCAGGGCGCCCTCGAACGTTCAGCGAAGATTTTCAGCCATTTCATCCTGCAGGTGCTCTTCAACCTGCCGGTCTTGGCTTTGCTGGCACATATCGGCTGGCTGACCGTGCGGCACTATTTGCGCGGCGACTACC
The Deltaproteobacteria bacterium genome window above contains:
- a CDS encoding ketoacyl-ACP synthase III, producing the protein MRRTLIKGTGRYLPDRLVTNDDLTQWMDTSDEWIEQRTGIKQRYWIPEEGGVGASDLGLEASKIAIERAGWAPEEIDLIIFATLSPDIFFPGSGCLLQAKLGLETTPALDIRQQCTGFLYGLTTADAYIRSGLAEKILFVGAEVHSTGLDISTAGRDVSVIFGDGAAAVCFEAGEGEESVGVLSSALHAQGELARSLMVEAPASREMPRINEKMLAERRHYPSMDGKTIFKNALKRLPEVTNEALAKAGLALDDIDLFIPHQANLRINQFYQQSMKIPEGKVYNNIERYGNTTAATIPLALDEVIEKGMITSGSTLMFLGLGSGVTWGACIYRFA
- the recD gene encoding exodeoxyribonuclease V subunit alpha, with amino-acid sequence MYNDPALAKSELFTNIDTRFAGFMAAVSREKDAAVPLAAALVSRSLRNGHVCLDLEAYAETTLKAESVDIGVIRCPPLQQWRRLLLKSGLTGRSGEYKPLVLDDNNRLYFHRYWEYEQQLADFILERASRTLSSPAIGGQPAEAVGTSLQRLFPENDAGETNWQKVAAAVSMLKQLCVISGGPGTGKTHAVARILAFLLEQYRNAGRELTIRITAPTGKAASRLSASIASAKRAIACEASIKAAIPDNGMTIHRLLQASGNAGRFHYHAGNRLAADVVVVDEASMVDLPLMTKLVRSLPDDSRLLLLGDRDQLASVEAGAVMGDICGESRSNGFSVEFRERVKTIAGMDLPADGPLPPPGLQDCRIHFSKNYRFDEKSGIPRLSHAVNRGDCEEVASSIAEKIYADVHWQPLDRNEKWIRYMEQEVVRHYGRLSAMRHPAEALAGLDRFKILCAINHGRYGVEAVNGRAEAVLERLHPIAYRRGRASANWYHGQPVMIRKNDHRLELYNGDLGIVMQDPASNSGLSVYFAGGESGIRRFAPHRIPEHETAYAMTIHKSQGSEFDEVLLLLPEKDSPVLTRELIYTGITRARQNLSILCSQSAISLAVSRRIERRSGLGDKIAIGERAVFYNE
- a CDS encoding dynamin family protein gives rise to the protein MGQDAHAGFEKLRRDVPRLVETLHLGDEIDILNWSGVVDKKLLPRLAGDFPLVAAICGGGSSGKSTLFNALIGEHVSPTGGTAGINRRVLAAVSKRRFGSAGEFQTLLEPFGYRPQPLADKHDLASPGDLLYVLKNKVPPNLILLDTPDFDTGLKGAYTNREMTRQALELSDIFIYIFTNANYNNRDNTDFVSEMLSDIGRRKCYLVYRVYASYGDQEILGHARTVAGNLYGKSADEYVLGIYRADEDNRVAADEKFMALGPVDGKTRDSLTDELERMDTAALRSELVASVYEDALTFARDATAQARDSRERLCFYRDVLQAAQSVSVQDALQHLPLEPVLKRFTDIWYAGDPGYLKVMRKTGRFVDAPLRAAVSAAKWITGKKRAQKNPDAHLNEFPEQFEEDLLVAVNNLRRQAVGPELSVALQANDPAARAMVRMARGAGSRKDDRPGERVHAQGASRGKLTFTAKTHTAITQAQEKLKTKDWQTTLDAVVADGARIADIPGHIDGELRQLAAHFRETMGFISRVRQTFSALLTVLPATAAMTYILTTGDPVGAVGIKVKLAGLFGLKDLYALVAIPATTGLNRADRKQLEFMLVPITRTWLNDKLGSVQSLFEKEITGEIIAAANQALDASRELIDNIEDAMKRLNRER
- a CDS encoding potassium channel protein, whose translation is MIHLNRAGKSIILFLALFIFGTSGYMIIEGWDVIDSMFMTTITMATVGYSEVNPVSPEGRIFTVVLILSGAGLFLYVAGSAMQFLVEGRLRAVFGRRKLEKIIATINNHYIICGYGRIGKGLCHYLLQKNLAVLIVEKDESRIPEMEADGVPYIIGEANEEDNLEKAGIKRARGLLSVLGSDPDNVFVVLISKQLNPNVYVVARANQEMAKKTLESAGADKVISPYDLGARRMAHAILRPTVIHFLELAFADRDTDINVEEIPVGPDCELLNMTLLDSQIRQKLDVLIIAIKKSDGRMEFNPKSLSRIEAGDTIITVGQAANLIQLEKMLT
- a CDS encoding 50S ribosome-binding GTPase; the protein is MHTAEKIKALGLIEAYKREIDDLCAQLTDLPQWTPAAALKRECREVLQRMGSLKERFDRKPVVTIIGPGGAGKSTLMNALAGKDDLSASGNRRPTTEKPVVLCREQRDADGLLDALGDPSAGVIIDSDSAFLEDFILIDTPDTDSNAQRRHIPMVRNAVKGSDVLLCVFNAENPKTRDHVDFFSDYIPYFDGDALIGILNKCDRIDAGELKEAIVPGFQSYIAEAWDRPLQSLFCISARRHLARPAWDANAMPRHDFDEFDALLRMLAQRFQHPEAGSENRVQNARHLHDFMLNEVHASVADHRGKLLEAQASAAGAEQAGLQGALAAMRDEGGGQGLGLNVLLYQRLANRWLGPVGWTIAVWARLLIFGTGLVNMFRFGNPLRQLLGVLSSVRHFKDARVHVEDAEKNRRVGAAMRQYRVAVAKQWPEIAEKLIKGGFHPTVRHLERTMPAGSELDDALNDMWQGALQGALERSAKIFSHFILQVLFNLPVLALLAHIGWLTVRHYLRGDYLTSDFFLHAFIMVAIVLLLAFFLLQICVRLFSRPEQIVGRAFNRIQKQVDPLQQLTANPLFEQVEAVLLLDSRGRQD
- a CDS encoding RiPP maturation radical SAM C-methyltransferase, translating into MKSADRGKPIRSIALVATPWALFDRPSIQIAALKAYLDTHLPGLQTQSLHLFLNVADRLGYQPYAALSRRTWLAESVYGALLHPERLTRIEKMYVRYASRAPELKKMPFDQLVKRVEKISDHIIAAHDWRSMDMAGFSVSMCQLTAALYFIRKIKSIHPAIKVVVGGSTFCGPSITAYLDHFRDIDFIVVGEGESPLKNLLENLNGGDDRSRSAAVPGVVSREGSRQKGGGFVQLANLDKLPCPDYTEYFQQVERFSPEKRFFPTIPVEASRGCWWRHAPKHVNGTEESSPNLWGCAFCNLNLQWDGYRKKAPNRVAREIDTLTAQHKTLSVVLVDNVIPSGDIAEPFRKIIELNKEFKLFGEIRADTPLSALKRMKMAGMHEVQVGIESLSTSLLKKMNKGTSVIQNVEIMKHCETLGLKNVSNLILNFPGSDLEDIAETLAALTYTQPFQPLKPVKFWLGLESPVWRLHRRYGIKSVANHPGYGTLFPEETARSLRFIIQAYRGDVVLQRKRWRVVEKSIEAWQHNYAALHSRPFSGPILGYRDGGTFLIITQRRPNEESATHRLTGLSRKIYLFCDTNRAFTRILAAFPGLEAEKLSSFLEMMLDKRLMFREKDRYLSLASPIKACATLL
- a CDS encoding CoA pyrophosphatase, whose product is MTLSLGNKKRMLRRIETTTAKNVLPRQAYPEDRHELSGASAVLFLLGDKRGGNGKTPEPCLILNKRSHRVRQPGDLCCPGGGVMPALDPLLGKALSLPGFPLAKWPQWKGHLAERPAHARMLRTLFSTALRESFEEMRLIPLDVTFLGPLPSQDLVLFKRTIFPMIGWVGHQKHFYPNWEVAKVVNIPIKKLLDPANYVRYQYAFSVPGSGRTAWQTYDAPCFLHRHHQEKEVLWGATCRITLTFLKIVFDFEPPAVPTLPVERARLDASYANGARS